A segment of the Biomphalaria glabrata chromosome 18, xgBioGlab47.1, whole genome shotgun sequence genome:
CaattaataaactttttatactttttgcTGCTTTAGCAACGAATAAGAAACCCAAACTTACGACTGCTTACAATCATGATTGCTTGATGGAACATTCTTTTCAAAACCTACGTCTGCTTACAATCATGACTGCTTGATGGGACATTCTTTTCAAAACCTACGTCTGCTTACAATCATGATTGCTTGATGGAACATTCATTTCAAAACCTACGTCTGTTTACAATCATGATTGCTTGATGGGACATTCATTTCAAAACCTACGTCTGCTTACAATCATGATTGCTTGATGGAACATTCTTTTCAAAACCTACGTCTGCTTACAATCATGACTGCTTGATGGGACATTCTTTTCAAAACCTACGTCTGCTTACAATCATGATTGCTTGATGGAACATTCATTTCAAAACCTACGTCTGTTTACAATCATGATTGCTTGATGAAACATTCATTTCAAAACCTACGTCTGCTTACAATCATGATTGCTTGATGAAACATTCATTCACGTATTTTTAGATCAAAGAAAGTTTGCGTCGCCAACACTTCATAAAAAGTAAAAGGAAGAAAGACGAAAGTACGTCTTATGCGTGAtgatagtgaaaaaaaaataggtcacTGCTGGGTCCGTGGGTCCTCATAAGAGCCTTCGAGATTTCATTATTTGCGGACAAGATTGCAGcgtctaattaaaaaaaaaggctttaatATTCTCAAACTGTCGTAAAGTTACGCCACTGAGAGTCTTGAGCCCTTCTTTAAATGATGCCCTTAAGTGTTTCTTAGCCTCAATGTGGAATTGATAAGGCCACTAGGGAAGCCAAACAAAACTCCTGCTGGGGTGCCTAAAAAACCGAGTACATTGCACTTGCGGGAATGGAAGTGAGCCACAACAACCATGCCACCATACGCACACCCTTCCTCAAGGGGCCGCATTACagctgatgtggtacagagGAGGACCATGGGAGGGCCTCCCCGGTGTTCGAGGCCTTCGTCTCTAATCCGAGAGTCTCGAACTACAAACCACGGGGAAATAACAAATTTACAGTTGATCAGACACGCCGATGACGGGAGCCTTGATGGGCCTAAGGTTCCGAAAGGTTTCGGCTCTCAGGATAGTCACAAAGAAGAGCTCCTTGAAAGCGCAATAACCTGTGTACGCGATGAAGATTGACGCCATTCGGAGACCTTGGCACGTACCTTAAGCAATGTGCTCATGTCTCCCACTTTGACCAGACCGTCACACTTGGTATCGTAGACCGCGAAGGCGTAGTCGATCTGGAGGTCAAGGTCGTCGCTTAGAAACATGCAGACACACCTGGCGTAGTCCTCTACCATCATTACTTTCGTTTTCGATATTCTCTTGATAGCTGAAGCAAAGAAACAGGCAAAACATAAGGTCTACACTATCTTTCTGATAGCTGAAACATAAGCAAAACATAAGGTCTACACTATCTTTCTGATAGCTGAAACATAAGCAAAACATAAGGTCTACACTATCTTTCTGATAGCTGAAACATAAGCAAAACATAAGGTCTACACTATCTTTCTGATAGCTGAAACATAAGCAAAACATAAGGTCTACACTATCTTTCTGATAGCTGAAACATAAGCAAAACATAAGGTCTACACTATCTTTCTGATAGCTGAAACATAAGCAAAACATAAGGTCTACACTATCTTTCTGATAGCTGAAACATAAGCAAAACATAAGGTCTACACTATCTTGTCTTTCTAATGTCTAGAGTAGAGAGACAGGCAAAACATAAGGTCTACACTATCTTTCTGATAGCTGAAACATAAGCAAAACATAAGGTCTACACTATCTTGTCTTTCTAATGTCTAGAGTAGAGAGACAGGCAAAACATAAGGTCTACACTATCTTTCTGATAGCTGAAACATAAGCAAAACATAAGGTCTACACTATCTTGTCTTTCTAATGTCTAGAGTAGAGAGACAGGCAAAACATAAGGTCTACACTATCTTTCTGATAGCTGAAACATAAGCAAAACATAAGGTCTACACTATCTTGTCTTTCTTATGTCTAGAGTAGAGAGACAGGCAAAACATAAGGTCTACACTATCTTTCTGATAGCTGAAACATAAGCAAAACACAAGGTCTACACTATCTTGTCTTTCTTATGTCTAGAGTAGAGAGACAGGCAAAACATAAGGTCTACACTATCTTTCTGATAGCTGAAACATAAGCAAAACATAAGGTCTACACTATCTTGTCTTTCTTATGTCTAGAGTAGAGAGACAGGCAAAACATAAGGTCTACACTATCTTTCTGATAGCTGAAACATAAGCAAAACATAAGGTCTACACTATCTTGTCTTTCTTATGTCTAGAGTAGAGAGACAGGCAAATCATAAGGTCTACACTATCTTATCTTTCTAATAGCTAAAATATAAGCAAAACATATGGTCTACACTATCTTATCTTTCTAATAGCTAAAATATAAGCAAAACATATGGTCTACACTATCTTATCTTTCTAATAGCTGGAGTATAGAGACAGGCAAAACATATAGTCAAcaatatcttatctttctaATAGCTTGAACCGAGAGACATAAcatgtacagaaaaaaaatataaaaatctaaatagaataaaatgaaCTAGTTATAGAAACAGTGCACAATTAGACCAAATGATTAAAAAACCAACTAGACTTAACAACACCTTAGATCCATTCCTAACCAGCAGACCTGGATTAGTGTTAGATCCATGCAATAATTCCTGGACTATCTGACTGTGATACTGTtaaaaccataatcttcaaatacaaaaacaaagcctATAAAAATACTGAGAAAAACACTAAGATGCAGGCAAAtgcttgttccatatgctaggacggATTTGTAccaatactccttcttccctagtgttattaaagcatggaataggttgcctgagctagccaggaaaaccagtgacttggcaaagtttaagtcattgattaacattaaaatgcatgactagattgacctagggagaCGGAGCTGAAGCAGAGAATGGAGACGGAGTTGAAGCAGAGAATGAAGGAGCTGAAGCAGAGAAACGAGCTGGAGCTGAAGCAGAGAATGGAGCTGGAGCTGAAGCAGAGAATGGAGCTGGAGCTGAAGCAGAGAGTGGAGATGGAGTTGAAGCAGAGAATGGAGATGGAGTTGAAGCAGAGAATGGAGCTGGAGCTGAAGCAGAGAATGGAGATGGAGTTGAAGCAGAGAATGACGGAGTTGAAGCAGAGAATGGAGCTGGAGCTGAAGCAGAGAATGGAGATGGAGTTGAAGCAGAGAATGAAGGAGTTGAAGCAGATAATGGAGATGGAGCTGAAGCAGAGAGTGGAGATGGAGCTGAAGCAGAGAGTGGAGATGGAGTTGAAGCAGAGAATGACGGAGTTGAAGCAGAGAATGGAGCTGGAGCTGAAGCAGAGAATGGAGATGGAGTTGAAGCAGAGAATGAAGGAGCTGAAGCAGAGAATGAAGGAGCTGAAGCCAGAGAACGGAGACGCCTTACTTTCGTACATAATCTGTATCACGTGCGTGGCGTTGATGTCGAACTGCCTGGACATCTGGGCCGTGAAGATGAGCAGATCGACCTCTCCGCCTTTCACTTTCGGCATCTGATTGGCGTACTGGACAATGTTCTGGACAAGCCACCGTTCTAGACCTGCAGCAAAAGAACAGAGGCGTCGTGACAGTATCGGGTGGTGAggaacatacacaaacacagcTTAGATAAGTGCTTCCAGGCACATCTCGTAGTGCTGCCTTGTATTTACATGTTATGGTACCCCCTTCATTTACTTTAATTACCCTTTAAGTATCCCTTCATGGACATTTATAGTGCCCCTTCCTGGACATTTATAGTTCCCCTTCCTGGACATTTATAGTGCCCCGTCCTGGACGTTTATAGTGCCCCTTCATGGACATTTATAGTGCCCCTTCGTGGACTTTTATTTACCTTTATAGTGCCCCTTTATGGACTTTTATTTACCTTTATAGAGCCCCTTCATTTACCTTGATTTTTGGGCGCCTCGCTAATTACTTTTGTTGTTAATTACGTTTGTTGACCTTTATTgctatttttttgtgtatttatttcttctaaGTTCAGTTCTTTGTGTTACCTAGAAACGTGCAGTTCAAGTGCCCTTCTCTTAACTAAAACGTTTACCAACCGCCTTGGTTATATAAGCGTAGTTTCCCTTTTGTGGGATGTAGCTCCGGATAGCTCGCCCAGCTAGCACTGTAGGCGTGTAAATCAATCTGTTTAAAACAGATATACCTAGTTGTAGATAGGTCTATGTATTGTTTCGAGGAGGGGAATTGGTCGggcaaaaaagaaaagataaatttgttaaaatctaacattcattagttaataaaaagcaaaagaatCGCTCTACAAGTTGTCTAAGGAGGTACTGTCTGTTTCTATTTGTAAAGTTTTTCTTGTCAGCCAGTCGTCTGCACCAATCCAACGCAAAGGTTACACCAGAACTCATCAATACAAGCATTCACGCCCAAAACACTTCCGTATCACTTTTAGTTTACCACGATTTAAAGTGATtgttgtaaattttttaaaaagacaacttTATACTGACTCCAAAACACTTATGTATCACTTTAAATcatggtaaataaaaaaaacaacaattcaacTACCGGAAAATTCGACCAGCGAATTGATCACTTTGTCGTTCTGCTGAATGACACGCTTGTAGCTCGTCATGGTTGACTGGTCTTCCTTCGGGCACTCCTTTTGTCACTCTGTTTGTCTCGTAGGTCTTCGCTGTTGTAGAGCCGGCCCTGGAAAATAACATGGACACACGTGTCAGTACTAGAGGGATTTGCTGCCTTGAGACACACTGCATCAAAGTAGAGTATGTTCTGGGAATAATCTAACTGCAATTCTTCATCGTTCTTACTTTTATGTTGGGGGGTTCAGACTAGTAATCCTATATATATAAGATGAACTGCGCGGTGTTTttcagattattattatagcttttatatagcgctactttcatgcttatagcatgctcagagcgcttttggtccaatctcatttgtggaccagtgggggggagggggtatctaggagttggttttccgtgctgcctttcggcgctcagtaaacgcaactctgcccgagtcgggtgtcgaacctcgagcccccttctaggtagccaagccaagccaagttcaagcgcacttggccactcgaccacgcttcccgtGATCAGGCAGTTCTTCATATAGTTCTTCTGGTTTAGGAGTGTTTCCCAGACTTTTTCCttgacggaacacttcgcacattttgagtatttagcggaacactttgcttatttttttttagagagatgaaTTCACGAAGTGGTCTACTAGTTCAATATTCGCGCAACACCTATTTAGGCtttcgcggaacacagtttgggaaaacACTGTTCTAGTTCCGCGAACTgatactggaataattaactagtaggccaccatgtgaaattaatctctctaagaAATTAGCAAagtgtttcgctaaatactcagaatggacgaagtgttctgttaaggaaagagtttgggaaacactggtctagggCAATGTGCCATCGTATTTCAATGTGTTCATCAGAGTGCTGCGATCCCACTGCTTAAGAGATTTTGTCACCTTGCGTACGCGTCACGATTATCGTAGGaatgtaatttttattattagtctTCTGGAAGCTTACAGTTTGTACACAGTAGAGTATCCTAGGGGAGATAACTGGTTTCCGGTATTagaaaattagaatattttcgaTTTCTAATATTTGTaacctataattagtggaaactTTTATCGGAAACCAAAAAAACCAGAGCGcgatggtccaatctcatttgtggaccggtgggggaaGGGAGTATCTTGGAGAACTCTGCTCGAATCGGGTATCGAACcccgagcccccttcataggtagccaagccaagctcaagccTACTTTGTCTCTCGACTACGCTATATGTTCAATGATTTCTACTTGaatgataaaattattttaatttggctacATTAGATGCGGCAAAATATGCAGTTCCTTGTTGAGTATGCGTGGTCTAATGACCTTCCACAACCGTCCTTAATCTCCAAAATAGAAGACAATGTCCAATTGTATGGAATAAAATCAGTGTGGGAAATATGCATATTCCTTGCCATTATAGAATGTTTGAAAGAGAATTATTCTAAATGGAATTGATGTAGCTTTACAATAGATTTTGATTCTATAGtttagaattataaaaaaataaattgaagaattaaaagtgttttaactctttctctcctaactgacgataccagcgttgattccaccagagtgtggtaaataattacggagagaaagagttaagatacagacaacactgaaccataatttacagataaaaaaaacaaaacctaatgagaTACTCAGAAACACACAAAGAtggaggcacatttcttattccttacgctggaacaaattcgtacaagtgttctttcttccctagatcggaatgggttgcctgaatcagccaggaaaaccaacgactttcAGAGTTTGTCAGTGActaacacgcatgactagattgacacatgaaatgcatgggacgttattatcttctttttttaaagtaacgtctgtaatctataagataaaaaTTTCTGTAGAAACTAGAACTAGATCGAGATCCCAGATtcgacaaaataaaatatatagatctagttctatatatattctagtcaagtctaatatctagatctagatctcgatctatatagatctagaaatctaggtCACGTTTAGAATTACCAAACCACGTAAAACGCTGCATTATCCCTAATTCTTCTGCCAACACGGTCGAGAGAGCTTTAGAAAATGTACTTTTAAGGTGAACttactaaatctaaatctagaccagCATCATATCAAATCAATCAAATGCAAATCTAGACTTCGATCGTCTGCGGCTTGGAATCTACGACCATCGGGTAGCACATCAACGCCAGACATGGGCATGAACCCACATGCGTTCTCTGCTCCCGTTCAACGCGCACTCACAGGTTCGCGTTCTTGGCCTTTCACCGGGAGTTCCCGTTTTCAGTGCGCAAAATGGATCGCTTAGAACGGCAGAATTTTGTAGGATGAACAATGTGAAGGGCTCAACAATGAACTtcaacatagacataaataaatatagactggccgattcaagagttttatgaaacgaaaatgtgtgactttcaattttgtgtactttattatacagcatttataagcagtataaaagttaagtattcatatctatttcagccacacacctatatatattgtaaataaggaggcagtgtagttttgtcatagacataaataaatatagactggaaaaaggaaataacttcatgtaacttgaaaacatgtataactattgtattcggatttccgaattctgaaaagttgaaaaattgcatgatcttcagtcttagagattaaacaaaactcctagacataaataaagtacacagaaatgcaagtcacaaattttcgtttcataaaactctattatcggccagtctatgtttatttatgtctatgagttttgtttaatctctaagagtgaagatcatgcaattttacttccttcggccagtctgtatttatttatgtctatgagtttTGTCTAATCTCTAAG
Coding sequences within it:
- the LOC106060149 gene encoding uncharacterized protein LOC106060149 produces the protein MTSYKRVIQQNDKVINSLVEFSGLERWLVQNIVQYANQMPKVKGGEVDLLIFTAQMSRQFDINATHVIQIMYETIKRISKTKVMMVEDYARCVCMFLSDDLDLQIDYAFAVYDTKCDGLVKVGDMSTLLKVCVLSTDPNDETEAEDSLRDLEDFVLKIIENVSKEGLRLEAFRKLVKQNRLYLELFGQCFPSDKFKLSFKEKLTGVTPFQVSQMFASERRIALGGPAGKVKTANLYPIPLDM